A single genomic interval of Fimbriimonadaceae bacterium harbors:
- a CDS encoding GNAT family N-acetyltransferase: MEHDSVVASLAKLASLNLATTYLALGKSSEGSTVFEESGFGGCLGPTPHPVCNFAVGLNLGPSDPARLAEIASARPQFNIYACPTDRPPDLGAQLEREGFRNAYRLRQMIGRGGAAASGIVPSEVRSPSDRDETAGFMMREFFGRSDGPSRDAVRRATAAAEELELHCFDEAGETVAAAMLSRSEGMVGLYNLCVRRDRRGRGWGGAVVQWALSTASEKEWVTLQCDGVLESWYAKLGFRSIGSVEVYVWDRALELI, translated from the coding sequence TTGGAGCACGATTCTGTAGTCGCCTCGCTGGCAAAACTGGCCTCGCTCAATTTGGCGACGACCTACTTGGCGCTCGGCAAGTCCTCCGAGGGTTCGACGGTCTTCGAGGAGTCGGGTTTTGGAGGTTGCCTGGGTCCGACCCCGCACCCCGTGTGCAACTTCGCCGTCGGCCTGAACCTTGGCCCCTCGGACCCGGCCCGTCTGGCGGAAATCGCGAGCGCACGACCGCAGTTCAACATCTACGCGTGCCCGACGGACAGACCGCCCGACCTTGGAGCCCAGCTCGAGCGCGAAGGGTTTCGCAACGCTTACCGCCTGCGCCAGATGATCGGGCGAGGGGGAGCGGCGGCGAGTGGAATCGTCCCCTCCGAGGTCCGATCGCCCAGCGATCGCGATGAGACGGCGGGGTTCATGATGCGCGAGTTCTTTGGGCGGTCGGACGGCCCTTCGCGCGACGCCGTGCGGCGAGCCACCGCGGCCGCGGAGGAGTTGGAGCTTCACTGTTTCGACGAGGCTGGAGAGACCGTTGCGGCGGCGATGTTGAGCCGGAGCGAGGGCATGGTGGGCCTGTACAACCTGTGCGTCCGCAGGGATCGTCGGGGCCGGGGATGGGGCGGCGCCGTGGTGCAGTGGGCGCTCTCCACGGCGTCTGAAAAGGAGTGGGTGACCCTTCAATGCGACGGCGTTTTGGAGAGCTGGTACGCGAAGCTGGGATTCCGCTCGATCGGCTCGGTGGAAGTCTATGTTTGGGATCGCGCGCTAGAGTTGATATAA
- a CDS encoding DNA gyrase subunit B codes for MPSPEEPENLQEAPSTKKKPAHKGDYTAEQIQILEGLEAVRRRPGMYVGDNGKKGLHQMYKEALDNSVDEALAGHCDNIVTTIHADNSVSVRDNGRGIPVDMHTKYGKSALEVVMTVLHAGGKFGGGGYKTSGGLHGVGVSCTNALSKWCEVEVVRDGKVYYQRYEKGIPIEDVKVIRDAKGQSTGTYTHWLADDTVLTETTYDLHIFKTRLRELAYLNPQVKFEFIVENDPDESEVFHYERGIPQLVEDLNDGKTTLHPVIYFKREKETTEIEVALQYHDGYSETILAFSNNIHQPDGGTHVSGFNAALTRVVNSYARKMNFLKEKDNNFSSDDVSDGLTAVISIRLENPSYNSQDKVKLVTPEIQGLTNSLVGDGLTTFFEENPAVGRRIVEKSIIAQRAREAARKAAEAVKRSSVMDTFGLPGKLTDCQSKDASKCEIFLVEGDSAGGSAKGARDRLTQAVLPLRGKILNVERARIDKALDNEEIKSLIAALGVGIDLTLGRTSEEDVEEGAEPNGAPTNGGGRDREVSFDIDKLRYHKIIIMTDADVDGEHIRTLLLTFFYRYMKPLIARGHIYLAQPPLYVVKVGNNERHYALDDAQLEEITKGIKKKNYQITRFKGLGEMNVEDLETTTMTPENRRLVQVKLDPEFQTEIEMMFSRLMGEKVEPRREFIEKHAKKALNVDWHY; via the coding sequence ATGCCCTCTCCGGAAGAACCCGAAAATCTGCAAGAAGCCCCGTCCACGAAGAAGAAGCCTGCGCACAAGGGCGACTACACCGCGGAACAGATCCAGATCCTGGAAGGGCTCGAGGCCGTGCGGCGTCGCCCCGGCATGTACGTTGGCGACAACGGCAAGAAGGGCCTCCACCAGATGTACAAGGAGGCTCTCGACAACTCCGTGGACGAGGCCCTCGCCGGGCACTGCGACAACATCGTCACGACGATCCACGCGGACAACTCCGTCTCGGTGCGCGACAACGGGCGCGGCATCCCCGTGGACATGCACACCAAGTACGGCAAGAGCGCGCTCGAGGTCGTGATGACCGTCCTCCACGCGGGGGGCAAGTTCGGCGGCGGCGGCTACAAAACGTCCGGCGGCCTCCACGGCGTCGGTGTGAGCTGCACCAACGCGCTCTCCAAGTGGTGCGAAGTCGAAGTCGTCCGCGACGGCAAGGTGTACTACCAGCGCTACGAAAAGGGCATCCCGATCGAGGACGTCAAGGTCATCCGCGACGCCAAGGGCCAGTCGACGGGCACGTACACGCACTGGCTTGCCGACGACACGGTCCTGACCGAAACGACCTACGACCTGCACATCTTCAAGACCCGCCTTCGCGAGCTTGCCTACCTGAACCCCCAGGTCAAGTTCGAGTTCATCGTCGAGAACGACCCCGACGAGAGCGAGGTCTTCCACTACGAGCGCGGCATCCCGCAACTCGTGGAGGATCTCAACGACGGCAAGACGACGCTCCACCCCGTGATCTACTTCAAACGGGAGAAGGAGACGACCGAGATCGAAGTGGCGCTCCAGTACCACGACGGGTACAGCGAGACCATCCTCGCGTTCTCGAACAACATCCACCAGCCCGACGGCGGAACGCACGTCTCCGGTTTCAACGCGGCGCTCACGCGCGTGGTGAACTCGTACGCGCGCAAGATGAACTTCCTGAAGGAGAAGGACAACAACTTCTCCTCGGACGACGTCTCGGACGGCCTCACCGCAGTCATCTCGATCCGCCTCGAGAATCCGAGCTACAACAGCCAGGACAAGGTCAAACTCGTCACGCCCGAGATCCAAGGGCTCACCAACTCGCTGGTGGGCGACGGCCTCACGACGTTCTTCGAGGAGAACCCCGCAGTCGGCCGGCGCATCGTCGAGAAGTCGATCATCGCCCAACGCGCCCGCGAAGCGGCACGCAAGGCCGCGGAAGCCGTGAAGCGCTCGTCGGTGATGGACACGTTCGGCCTGCCCGGCAAACTGACCGACTGCCAAAGCAAGGACGCCTCCAAGTGCGAGATCTTCCTCGTCGAAGGGGATTCCGCCGGCGGGTCCGCCAAGGGCGCACGGGACCGCCTGACGCAAGCGGTGCTGCCGCTTCGGGGCAAGATCCTCAACGTCGAGCGGGCGCGCATCGACAAGGCCCTCGACAACGAAGAGATCAAGTCGCTCATCGCCGCGCTGGGCGTCGGCATCGATCTGACCCTGGGCCGGACCTCCGAGGAGGATGTGGAGGAGGGCGCCGAGCCCAACGGCGCCCCGACGAATGGCGGGGGCCGCGACCGCGAGGTCAGCTTCGACATCGACAAGCTCCGCTACCACAAGATCATCATCATGACGGACGCCGACGTCGACGGCGAGCACATCCGCACCCTGCTGCTGACGTTCTTCTACCGATACATGAAGCCCTTGATCGCCAGGGGACACATCTACCTCGCCCAGCCGCCCCTCTACGTGGTCAAAGTGGGCAACAACGAGCGCCACTACGCGCTCGACGACGCCCAACTCGAGGAGATCACCAAGGGGATCAAGAAGAAGAACTACCAGATCACGCGCTTCAAGGGCTTGGGCGAAATGAACGTCGAGGATCTGGAAACCACGACGATGACCCCCGAGAACCGCCGCCTGGTGCAGGTCAAGCTCGACCCCGAGTTCCAAACCGAGATCGAGATGATGTTCAGCCGGCTCATGGGCGAGAAGGTCGAGCCCCGGCGCGAGTTCATCGAGAAGCACGCCAAGAAAGCGCTGAACGTGGACTGGCACTACTAG
- a CDS encoding PEP-CTERM sorting domain-containing protein, with translation MKRSILIALAVATVPLAHGQQIVYQNITGMTIASYRMASGSNSSLEFGDEVSLAGTLRQISQVKTIMQVQATGLGTYDFDMTMRFRQLDGPAGAPGTVLGTPITYQIRALAEGAWNFTLPVATPVTVPNSLAVTFQLARVGGNTGGVGFQFNAANPPAVGNSDPTFFWRENTAGGTWGKYNFSGTNANLALELTAVPEPASMLALGLGAAAMLRRRRKA, from the coding sequence ATGAAGAGATCGATTCTTATCGCTTTGGCCGTCGCGACGGTGCCGCTCGCACATGGCCAACAGATCGTTTACCAGAACATCACGGGAATGACCATCGCGTCGTACCGCATGGCCTCGGGAAGCAATTCGTCCTTGGAGTTTGGCGACGAAGTCTCGCTCGCGGGGACCCTTCGTCAAATCAGCCAGGTCAAAACGATCATGCAGGTCCAAGCCACGGGGCTCGGCACCTACGACTTCGACATGACCATGCGATTCCGCCAGCTTGACGGCCCCGCCGGGGCACCGGGAACGGTGTTGGGAACGCCCATCACGTACCAGATCCGAGCGCTGGCAGAAGGCGCCTGGAACTTCACGCTGCCGGTCGCCACGCCCGTCACCGTTCCGAACTCGTTGGCGGTGACGTTCCAGCTTGCTCGCGTCGGTGGCAACACGGGCGGGGTCGGCTTCCAGTTCAATGCGGCGAATCCCCCCGCGGTCGGAAACAGCGATCCCACCTTCTTCTGGCGCGAGAACACGGCTGGAGGCACCTGGGGCAAATACAACTTCAGCGGCACCAACGCGAATCTCGCCTTGGAGCTGACCGCTGTTCCCGAACCCGCTTCGATGCTCGCCCTCGGACTCGGCGCGGCCGCGATGCTTCGACGACGCCGAAAGGCGTGA
- a CDS encoding DUF1559 domain-containing protein has product MERPVFRRTRGFTLAELLVVLAILVILAGILFPVFQGVRASAQRAVCLSNFRQTTLAATLYISDYDDRFMPANYRPNTLANSRNDRTWVQLLLPYERSFALFRCPADTGVRDHIEATFDQDLVPGDTESRYYSASQRSNIGYNYLYLSPIMRPLGGHWAAFPRLASMVGNPSNTVMFVDSVWDRDAHGVPFGGGNYLVVPPCRFVERSGQIVDTFRIDPTSEIFTPNYGWKVNSPYSGQQFGGAWPWHRGHMNIARVDGSARSLTPTQLAAGCQIRNDWEGKITSPGNYGWDLN; this is encoded by the coding sequence GTGGAGCGACCCGTGTTTAGGCGCACCCGTGGATTTACCCTTGCCGAGCTCCTGGTGGTTCTTGCCATTCTGGTGATCTTGGCCGGGATTCTTTTCCCTGTCTTCCAGGGTGTGCGCGCCTCTGCCCAACGGGCCGTGTGCCTCTCCAATTTCCGGCAGACGACCCTTGCGGCGACCCTCTACATTTCCGACTACGACGATCGCTTCATGCCCGCGAACTACCGCCCCAACACGCTGGCCAACTCCCGGAACGACCGCACCTGGGTGCAGCTCCTGCTCCCCTACGAGCGCAGCTTCGCGCTGTTCCGATGCCCTGCGGACACGGGAGTTCGGGACCACATCGAGGCGACCTTCGACCAGGACCTGGTCCCGGGCGACACGGAGTCCCGTTACTACTCGGCATCCCAACGTTCGAACATCGGCTACAACTACCTGTATCTCTCGCCCATCATGCGGCCGCTTGGCGGCCATTGGGCCGCATTCCCGCGCTTGGCGTCGATGGTGGGCAACCCGAGCAACACCGTGATGTTCGTGGATTCCGTCTGGGATCGAGACGCGCACGGGGTGCCGTTCGGCGGCGGAAACTACCTGGTGGTGCCGCCTTGCCGATTCGTCGAGCGGAGCGGCCAGATTGTCGACACGTTCCGCATCGACCCCACGAGCGAGATCTTTACGCCGAACTACGGTTGGAAGGTCAACTCACCCTATTCGGGGCAGCAATTTGGAGGCGCGTGGCCGTGGCACCGAGGCCACATGAACATCGCGCGCGTCGATGGCAGCGCCCGATCGCTCACGCCGACCCAACTCGCCGCAGGTTGCCAGATCCGCAACGATTGGGAAGGCAAGATCACCAGCCCCGGCAACTACGGTTGGGACCTCAACTAG
- a CDS encoding quinone-dependent dihydroorotate dehydrogenase: MGFYAAVVRPLLFLLPPETAHRLGMAVIARGWLRAPSFADPILEQELFGVKFANPLGLAAGFDKNAEAVAHWGALGFGFAEVGTITYRAQPGNPRPRLFRLPADRALINRMGFNNEGARAIATRLAAARPALPIGVNLGKSKDTPLEAAFQDYSESFKLLRKLGAYFVVNVSSPNTQGLRTLQEKGPLLEIVHALREVDAERPLFVKVAPDLESEALDEVVGVVHEAKLTGIIATNTTVRREGLATSIDEEGGLSGEPLRRRSNEVLGHLFQSCDRSVVLIGVGGIFDGLDLYEKIARGAHLCQVYTGWIYGGPGMAPAALRTLVDLMRRDGVASLADLRGTRA; this comes from the coding sequence ATGGGATTCTATGCGGCCGTCGTCCGACCGCTGCTGTTCCTGCTGCCTCCCGAGACGGCGCATCGACTTGGGATGGCGGTGATCGCCCGCGGTTGGCTGCGGGCGCCCTCCTTCGCCGACCCGATCCTCGAACAGGAGTTGTTCGGCGTCAAGTTCGCGAACCCGTTGGGCCTGGCCGCGGGATTCGACAAGAACGCGGAGGCGGTGGCGCACTGGGGCGCGTTGGGGTTTGGGTTCGCGGAGGTGGGGACGATCACCTACCGCGCCCAGCCGGGAAACCCCCGGCCCCGGCTCTTTCGGCTCCCTGCGGATCGCGCGCTGATCAACCGGATGGGGTTCAACAACGAGGGCGCGCGCGCCATCGCCACCCGTCTTGCCGCCGCCCGCCCTGCCCTCCCGATCGGCGTGAATCTGGGCAAGTCCAAGGACACGCCTTTGGAGGCGGCGTTCCAGGACTACTCGGAGAGCTTCAAACTCCTTCGGAAGTTGGGGGCGTACTTCGTCGTGAACGTGTCGTCGCCGAACACGCAGGGCCTGCGAACCCTTCAGGAGAAGGGTCCGCTGCTTGAGATCGTCCACGCCCTGCGGGAGGTCGACGCCGAGCGCCCGCTGTTCGTCAAAGTGGCGCCCGACTTGGAATCCGAGGCGCTCGACGAGGTGGTCGGTGTGGTGCACGAGGCGAAGCTCACGGGCATCATCGCCACCAACACGACGGTCCGCCGCGAGGGTCTGGCCACCTCGATCGACGAGGAGGGCGGACTGTCCGGCGAGCCACTGCGCCGCCGCTCCAACGAGGTGCTCGGGCACCTGTTCCAAAGCTGCGACCGGTCCGTGGTGCTGATCGGCGTCGGGGGCATCTTCGACGGCCTGGACCTCTACGAGAAGATCGCGCGCGGCGCGCACCTGTGCCAGGTGTACACCGGCTGGATCTACGGCGGCCCGGGCATGGCGCCCGCGGCCCTGCGGACCCTCGTGGACCTCATGCGCCGGGACGGCGTCGCCTCGCTGGCCGACCTGCGGGGAACCCGAGCCTAA
- the rimO gene encoding 30S ribosomal protein S12 methylthiotransferase RimO: MSPDSANVRIVTLGCAKNDVDSEEIAGVLLEAGYRVDGSADRSDVTVINTCGFLESSKQESIEAIREAVDQKRRGLTSKVIVAGCLSQRMGAELRELAPGADAYVGVGHMGRFDEIVGHTLRSSEALLDVSPPHHRWANVPTRVRAGSPWSAYLKVSEGCDHKCTFCTIPSFRGRHVSKPLERVVAEARHLVKSGAKEINLIAQDVTQYGYDLYRAFTLPKLLRELNAIEGLEWIRILYFYPNRLTDEVIEAMATLDKVVPYIDIPLQHVHPETLRRMKRPWDGKRYLGLVEKLRGAMPDVAVRTTFIVGFPGETEEEFAALLQFVEDARMDRVGAFVFSREPGTPAHDLPGQVPFRTRRARYDRLMRCQQAVSLAKNEEWVGRTLRVLVEDVREGWSIGRSHRDAPEIDGLVFVEGVHAPGSFVPAVVTAAEPYDLFAQQTAVEAPKRKRAPRVPQ, translated from the coding sequence ATGTCCCCCGACTCCGCGAACGTGCGCATCGTCACTCTCGGGTGCGCGAAGAACGACGTCGACAGCGAGGAGATCGCCGGGGTGCTCCTCGAGGCGGGCTACCGCGTGGACGGATCGGCGGATCGCTCCGACGTCACCGTGATCAATACGTGCGGGTTCCTCGAGTCGAGCAAACAGGAGAGCATCGAGGCGATTCGCGAGGCGGTGGATCAGAAGAGGCGGGGCCTCACGTCGAAGGTCATCGTCGCCGGCTGCCTCAGCCAACGCATGGGGGCCGAACTGCGCGAGCTGGCCCCGGGGGCGGACGCCTACGTGGGCGTGGGCCATATGGGCCGTTTCGACGAGATCGTGGGCCACACCCTGCGTTCGAGCGAGGCCCTCCTCGACGTTTCACCGCCGCACCACCGATGGGCGAACGTGCCGACCCGGGTCCGGGCGGGGAGCCCATGGTCCGCGTATCTCAAAGTCAGCGAGGGGTGCGACCACAAATGCACGTTCTGCACGATTCCGAGCTTCCGCGGCCGGCACGTGAGCAAGCCCCTCGAGCGGGTGGTCGCCGAGGCCCGGCACCTGGTGAAAAGCGGCGCGAAGGAGATCAACCTGATCGCGCAGGACGTGACGCAGTACGGGTACGACCTGTACCGTGCCTTCACCCTGCCGAAGCTGCTGCGGGAGTTGAACGCGATCGAGGGCCTCGAGTGGATCCGGATCCTCTACTTCTATCCCAACCGCCTGACCGACGAGGTCATCGAGGCCATGGCCACCCTCGACAAAGTCGTGCCGTACATCGACATCCCGCTGCAGCACGTCCACCCGGAGACCCTTCGGCGCATGAAGCGGCCCTGGGACGGCAAGCGCTACCTGGGATTGGTGGAGAAGCTTCGGGGGGCCATGCCCGACGTCGCGGTGCGGACCACGTTCATCGTCGGATTCCCCGGCGAAACGGAGGAGGAGTTCGCGGCCTTGCTCCAGTTCGTCGAGGACGCGCGCATGGACCGGGTGGGAGCGTTCGTGTTCAGCCGCGAGCCCGGGACGCCCGCCCACGATTTGCCTGGCCAGGTTCCCTTCCGGACGCGACGAGCGCGATACGATCGATTGATGCGCTGCCAGCAAGCCGTGTCGCTCGCCAAGAACGAGGAGTGGGTCGGTCGGACGTTGCGCGTGCTGGTCGAGGACGTGCGCGAGGGGTGGTCGATCGGCCGCTCGCACCGCGACGCGCCCGAGATCGACGGCCTGGTGTTCGTGGAAGGCGTCCACGCGCCCGGTTCGTTCGTGCCGGCGGTCGTGACCGCGGCCGAGCCGTACGACCTCTTCGCCCAGCAAACCGCCGTCGAGGCGCCGAAACGCAAACGCGCGCCCCGCGTTCCGCAGTAG
- a CDS encoding riboflavin synthase → MFTGLVEAVGVVRAFDGKTLRLEVPPNEEPWALGESVAANGCCLTVVEFADGLAFELSGETLSRTTFARLGVGRRVNIERALRVGDRLGGHFVQGHVDAVGRVVGLEPSDVGSTLRVEVPAGGERFLIDKGSIAVDGVSLTVVRPEGRTFEVALVPHTLAATNLGDRKPGDAVHLEYDVLAKHVAKLLEGGDR, encoded by the coding sequence GTGTTCACGGGACTCGTCGAAGCGGTGGGCGTGGTGCGGGCGTTCGACGGGAAGACCCTGCGCCTCGAGGTACCTCCCAACGAGGAGCCGTGGGCGTTGGGAGAGAGCGTCGCGGCCAACGGTTGCTGCCTGACCGTGGTGGAGTTCGCGGACGGGTTGGCGTTCGAACTCAGCGGCGAAACCCTCTCGCGTACGACGTTTGCGAGGCTGGGGGTTGGAAGACGCGTGAACATCGAGCGGGCGCTTCGGGTTGGAGACAGGCTGGGCGGCCATTTCGTGCAGGGGCACGTGGATGCCGTGGGCCGCGTGGTGGGACTCGAGCCGTCCGATGTGGGCTCGACCCTTCGCGTCGAGGTCCCCGCGGGCGGCGAGCGCTTCTTGATCGACAAGGGCTCGATCGCCGTGGACGGGGTGAGTCTGACGGTCGTGCGTCCCGAGGGCCGCACGTTCGAGGTGGCGCTGGTGCCCCACACCTTGGCCGCGACGAACCTCGGCGATCGGAAGCCGGGCGACGCCGTGCATCTCGAGTACGACGTGCTGGCCAAGCATGTGGCGAAGTTGCTGGAAGGTGGCGACCGCTAG
- a CDS encoding prolyl oligopeptidase family serine peptidase: protein MKARVLAWVGAILVVGCAYASPGDGMDLRIAPPKIAFGDWRRLSETETTVEYAIEFPSPVATPYPVNNRVPIRALLPQGTEGPMPVVVVLHYWGASDQRVDVALAQELNSRGVAAVLVTLPYHLSRTPPGATSGQYAIEPDPPKMRRTMEQSVLDVRRTVDWIASRPEFDTNKIGLAGTSLGAIVGATAYAVEPRFAAASFVLGGADLAHILWHSSRVVQQREVLRGAGYLEGSLRDELSSIEPLTYLSERRPAPVFLVGARYDSVIPPADTEKLRAALPGSQILWVDTGHYGGVFVQRKILRLVAEFEGAALEGRPFSAPERIYAPTLRIGVEMNSARGLQVAAGIDLWRTSPKAEGFATFLVTPKGAEVFLGHTISNGFAVGFVAKPSGISLGAFWSTIL, encoded by the coding sequence GTGAAAGCGCGCGTCCTCGCCTGGGTGGGAGCGATTCTGGTCGTCGGTTGCGCGTACGCGTCGCCGGGCGATGGGATGGATTTGCGCATCGCGCCCCCCAAGATCGCTTTTGGCGATTGGCGGAGGCTCTCCGAGACCGAAACCACGGTCGAGTACGCGATCGAGTTCCCCAGCCCCGTGGCGACGCCCTATCCGGTCAACAACCGGGTGCCGATCCGCGCGCTCCTTCCCCAGGGAACGGAGGGGCCGATGCCGGTCGTGGTCGTCCTCCACTACTGGGGCGCCTCGGATCAGCGCGTCGACGTCGCGCTCGCGCAGGAGCTAAACAGCCGCGGCGTCGCGGCGGTCCTGGTGACGTTGCCCTACCACCTGTCGAGGACGCCTCCCGGAGCGACTTCGGGGCAGTACGCCATCGAGCCCGACCCTCCCAAGATGCGGCGGACGATGGAGCAGTCGGTGCTGGACGTGCGGCGCACGGTGGACTGGATCGCTTCGCGGCCCGAGTTCGACACGAACAAGATCGGTCTTGCGGGCACGAGCCTGGGCGCGATCGTGGGCGCCACGGCCTACGCGGTCGAGCCCCGCTTCGCGGCGGCGAGCTTCGTTCTCGGAGGAGCCGACCTGGCGCACATCCTCTGGCACAGTTCGCGAGTCGTCCAGCAGCGCGAGGTGCTGCGCGGCGCGGGCTACCTGGAGGGGTCCTTGCGCGACGAGTTGAGTTCGATCGAGCCGCTCACCTATCTTTCCGAGAGGCGTCCGGCACCCGTGTTCCTCGTCGGCGCGCGGTACGACTCGGTGATCCCGCCCGCCGACACCGAGAAACTTCGGGCGGCGCTTCCCGGTTCGCAGATTCTCTGGGTGGACACCGGGCACTACGGCGGAGTGTTCGTTCAAAGGAAGATCCTCCGTCTGGTGGCGGAGTTCGAAGGGGCGGCGTTGGAGGGGCGGCCGTTCTCCGCGCCCGAGCGAATCTACGCCCCCACGCTGCGGATCGGCGTCGAGATGAACTCCGCGCGCGGCCTCCAGGTGGCCGCCGGGATCGATCTGTGGCGCACGAGCCCCAAGGCGGAGGGCTTCGCCACCTTCTTGGTGACGCCCAAAGGCGCCGAGGTCTTTCTCGGGCACACGATCAGCAACGGGTTTGCCGTGGGTTTCGTCGCGAAGCCGTCGGGGATTTCGCTGGGAGCATTTTGGAGCACGATTCTGTAG